The DNA window ATTCTTACAAATTAATGTGCATATATCAAACCAAAGTGAAATTGAGGGTATGATTCAAGATTAAGAAAGTTCAAGGGCATATTTATGGTATTTTTTCAGAGGTAAACTTCAAGATGCTAGAAATGCAAATTACTTATTGAACATTTGCAAGAGAATAGGATCAAAGTCATAGAAAGCATATCACATCTCACCTCAAGAGCCTCTAGATCTTGTGGATATGCATTAAGTGTTGCCTCATATTTCTGGAGCCTATTCTGCAAGAAGCAACAAGATGCTATTCTTTACCCaatagagaaaagaaagaaaaaatagcAATGATCCAATGTTTAAAAATGGAAATAGAAAGTCCGGATAAGGTCAAGTAAAAATAACTTTAGTTTTGAAAAGGGAAGTTCATTAAAACCTACCGTAAACGCAAAAATCGTGTCGAATGCAGAAAGTATAGtataaataacttaaatcaGGAGTTTTAGAAGATTATGAAAATCGGGATTGAATTATTCTCAGGTGAATCATGGTGCTGATTTTCTTTTTTGAGATTAATTGCTTTTACTTTTTGGGAGGGGCCAAAACTTGGTTGAGGATATGATTTTGGAGATGATTTTTATGGAAATAATTGAGAGTGAAGGgatgattgatttgatttgagcTGACTGGCTAAAATGCCCTATTTGGACTGTCTCTCCAGTTTGAGCCCCCTGTGTGATGGAGGACATCATGCGAACAATGATTGAATCAGATTTTTGGAGGGTTTTATCTAGGGTGGTTATTGATTTTCTTAGTACAATTCTGGACTTCACAGTGGATATCAAGAAAATCATTTTCAGGGAGATTTCTCAAAAAACGAAATTGAGTTCATGAGACAATATTTGAATTTCCATTTTTTTCTTGATTATATTCTTTGTTAAAAGTTTTTATCATTAGGAGTATCTTTACCTATTGCGAGAAAATgttttttatcctttttttttctGTTCAGTTTTGGATCCTTACTTGTATGGGTTGTATTACATGCTTTGACATTTATAGTTGGAATCTACGGGAATCCATTTATTTAGCTTTTCCATAAAACCACCTATTTGGGGTGTGATGCAAAGAGAGTCCTTGTCAAATCAGATTACAGTTACATTAGTGTTTGGAGCCTGGAAAGCTAATGCTTGTTGGGTATTTTGATGCAAACAAATATGATATGTCTAAACAGATAGATTGGTTGACATCTATTCCAGGTACGGAATAGGATTCTATAACCagaaattctttatttattttttgccaAATGGGTCAATGGTAGTTAAGGCAACGTCAACCATGAGTCTTTGTCAAATCATGTAAGAGTTACATGAAGGATAGAGTttgattaaacaaaaatattccaAGTTCAAGAAACAAGACATATAAGCTGCAAAATGATCTCAGTGGCCTGATAGCTTCACTATAACATTTTAACCTTGGAAGTTTGGTAAACACAAAAATAGTTCAAGGCATAAGCTTTTATGAATAGTTGTACCTCTAAACTTGTTTTCTCTTGTTCGGTTAATTTACTGCCCAAAACAGGGGCCTCTTCACCGGGGTCATTACTGCAAttgcaaataataaattattcatgttCATTAACATACACCAACAAAAATTGTTGAACCCTAACCCTGGATTCACATAGAAGGGAGTacatgccacgtaagcaaaatATACCTGCCAGAAGGAAGAAAATCTCCAAGGGCAAAAACCAACCCAAAGACTACAACTGCAACACCTACTCCAATCTATTTAGTGTCAAACACTTGATCAGTATCTTAGGACAAGCAAAGAGTCATAACACTCAGATGGAGGTAGTTTTTATTACTTTGGTGCCAAGTCCAATTGTACCAGTTTTTGACTTTGGTTCCATGGTTGCATCATAATCAATTGCTCCAAATTCTTTGCTTCCCTCATTCCTTTTCTTCTCAATTGCAGCCCTGAGAAATGTGAAGTAACAGAAATACCAATAAAATCAGATGCGCAAGCACAAATAAAAGGAAGTTATTTGGCATTGAAGGAAGAACAAATGAATTAAtggtttcataaaaaaatttaaagtgagAATCTAACATTGATCCACAGTAAACGAGAAAGTCACATTCATCGTGGAGAAAAACAAGCCATACAATTTGAAATCAATGGTTTCGTAATTGACTTGTCGAAAGACAATCAACGGTTTCTTGGCCCAAAAATGTCCAATGACCACCTCAGTGGCAATACTGGAATTATGAGTGTGATAAGTGACACCATCTTGAACCACAACTAACACGGAAAGTTCGCTCTATACTTTATTCTTATCTAACATAGAGATCTCATATACACTAACATCCATACATTGGTTGTTGCTCAGTCACTAATTCACCACCTAAAAAGGAAACCTTTTCTCAAAGAActaacaaaacaagaaaaatacaGCTCCAAATAATAAGTTTCTGCTAACTAAAATCAACAATCTAATGAATTCCAAGACCAAATAAAACACCACCTTTTAACTGCTTCCAGCTTCTCTTCAAACTGAATCTCAGAGTTACTCAAACTTCCACTGTTCTGAAAACTTAAACCAGGTGCCTCTACAGTGTAATGTACAATAAGGTAATGCCTTAAAAATAACTAACAAATACTTGAGAACTACATGATAAAGCAGAGTAAATAAAATACAGCCCAGAGTAGACATATATAAATGAGAACAATGCCATTTTCTAATCTTTAACTTATGTACCATATTCTGAAACCTAATTAGCAAGGTACATCAAAAGATGACAAATTGTCATACTGTCTGATAGATTTACCAATGGATGCTCGTGGGAAGCATCAGGATTCTTCATCAAATACAATGCTCTATGGGATACCATTAAAGGAGCAGACGACTCTTTACTGAGAAAGACACTATATAATGAAATACATCACTTACCACCTGTTACAGAACTGGATTGTTTATTAGCGGGATTCCTGCATCAGTTATATCGAAAAAGATAAGTTATAATAGAATGCCCATGCAAGCTAAATTCCATTTAACCCTATAACCTTTTaggaaaaaacaaaaacaaatggaGAATATGAATGCAAGGGGCTCTCCTTAAAAACACTgacaaacaaatctttaaaaatCGGACATCTGCTTTGGTATTATCAGGTCAAGTcaatttgaagaaataaaagGTCTTTCATACTTGAAACTAAAATTCTATTGAGTTTGCAGCATTCTGAAGTTCAATTAAAGTGGTCAACTATGCATAGACATATGAGTAACTCTTTGGGTACCTTTTGCCTAAAGCAACATCCTTCTCCACCTTGGGTGTTGAGGATGTAAATTTGTCTTTCTGAGTGTTGAAAATGGGAACATGAGAGAGGCACATGAACTCAAACATCAGCAATTTCACAAGAAGGTGGTAACAAATAAGTAGGAAGGAAGCAATAATGTTTCAGAAAGTTTGGAAGATTCAAAAGGAAAGTATTTTCCTATCTAGCACCAAATCTAGCAAATCATTTATAGTACTATATCATTCCATATGTATAATATACTAGTACAATGTATGAACATTCCTCAAGAAACAGGATCGTTCAAAAGGTAACAACTTATGTTTGCTTCTCAAATTCATGATCCTTTTTGTCAACATGAATATGAGAAAGGAAATACTAAATACACAATTggtatttacacctttttgttGTAGACCTTGTCTGTGGTAGGCGAAGGACCGAAACCGCGCGTCGGCTTTGAGTTAGTGCAGTAGACTTGAAATAGGGAGAGGTTAGGGCGGGGAGATGGTACAAGAAGATGTTGATGACGCCCACGAACAAGGAGTTGCTTACTAAACGAATGACACATAAGCAGCCGCAAATCCAAGCTCACTGTATGATTGAAACTGTACGTGTTTGTTGGCGCTGCCGTTGGCGCCGTCGTCAACATGATTTTGGATGGGAATTGGTGCTCAAAGTGGCAATGGTGTTGGCCGTCGGCGGCAAGTCGGCAACTGTAAATCAGAAGACCATTGTTATCGGAAATGTACGGGAGAACTAAATTTCAGTTTCTCAGGATTTTTTGTTTCATAAGATTGGGAATGAcaacatttaatgaaaaaacaattcattttcttttaaaaagaaatgtcactaaaatattttttttctttctaaaatcacaatcttttattataacaaaataaattaaataaaatttaacttaccaACAAGATAGTACaatagaaatattattatttttatttagaaaattaactCAATAgtcatttcaatttaaaatatttttaaaggaaatttataagttttttttaatttaattactatAATGAATTAAGCAAGGTTCCAGATCCAATTACGAAAAGAGTATTTGAATTTAAACGGAGAAGTTGTAATTactttgtcaaaaatatttgaatcacTTGTAGTTAAAGTTAGTGGATATGATAATCTGACTTTTGATGAGAAAAACTACAGAAACTATAATTTAGAAGCAAAACAGTTGTGGTTATGAAATGGTGATGTTGAAGCACTATGTCAGTATTTCTACTGAATGCAAAATAGATGTTTAAagttttttatgtttatgatGTGGACGAGAAAAACcgaataaataatttatttttgggcATATGAAAGATGCATGGTTGCCTGTGAGTATTTCTTAGATGTCATCACATTTGACACATCATATTTTGCAAACCGATATGATATACATTTTGCTCCTTTTGTTGGAGTTAATCATCATGAATAATCGATTTTGTTAGGATGTGACTCACTGTCTAGTGAGGATTTAGAGTCATTTATCTAGCTTTTCAAAGTCTGGTTGACATGTATGAACGAACATGCTCCAAAGGTAATAATCATTGGTCAATGTCGATCAATGGTCATTGCA is part of the Impatiens glandulifera chromosome 1, dImpGla2.1, whole genome shotgun sequence genome and encodes:
- the LOC124919184 gene encoding uncharacterized protein LOC124919184 isoform X1 codes for the protein MLTTAPTAAPTNTYSFNHTVSLDLRLLMCHSFSKQLLVRGRHQHLLVPSPRPNLSLFQVYCTNSKPTRGFGPSPTTDKVYNKKKDKFTSSTPKVEKDVALGKRNPANKQSSSVTGEAPGLSFQNSGSLSNSEIQFEEKLEAVKRAAIEKKRNEGSKEFGAIDYDATMEPKSKTGTIGLGTKIGVGVAVVVFGLVFALGDFLPSGSNDPGEEAPVLGSKLTEQEKTSLENRLQKYEATLNAYPQDLEALEGSAVTLAELGEYTRAAALLEDLCEKKSNDPEIYRLLGEVKYALKDYEGSVAAYRKSSMVSSRVNFDVLRGLTNALLAAKKPDEAVQILLTARESLKTEILDDKEANSVDPIQVELLLGRAFSDWGHVSDAVNVYDQLITNHPDDFRGYLAKGIILKENGSVGDAERMFIQARFFAPVKVKALVDSYSRK
- the LOC124919184 gene encoding uncharacterized protein LOC124919184 isoform X2 gives rise to the protein MLTTAPTAAPTNTYSFNHTVSLDLRLLMCHSFSKQLLVRGRHQHLLVPSPRPNLSLFQVYCTNSKPTRGFGPSPTTDKKDKFTSSTPKVEKDVALGKRNPANKQSSSVTGEAPGLSFQNSGSLSNSEIQFEEKLEAVKRAAIEKKRNEGSKEFGAIDYDATMEPKSKTGTIGLGTKIGVGVAVVVFGLVFALGDFLPSGSNDPGEEAPVLGSKLTEQEKTSLENRLQKYEATLNAYPQDLEALEGSAVTLAELGEYTRAAALLEDLCEKKSNDPEIYRLLGEVKYALKDYEGSVAAYRKSSMVSSRVNFDVLRGLTNALLAAKKPDEAVQILLTARESLKTEILDDKEANSVDPIQVELLLGRAFSDWGHVSDAVNVYDQLITNHPDDFRGYLAKGIILKENGSVGDAERMFIQARFFAPVKVKALVDSYSRK
- the LOC124919184 gene encoding uncharacterized protein LOC124919184 isoform X3: MLTTAPTAAPTNTYSFNHTVSLDLRLLMCHSFSKQLLVRGRHQHLLVPSPRPNLSLFQVYCTNSKPTRGFGPSPTTDKVYNKKKDKFTSSTPKVEKDVALGKRNPANKQSSSVTGEAPGLSFQNSGSLSNSEIQFEEKLEAVKRAAIEKKRNEGSKEFGAIDYDATMEPKSKTGTIGLGTKIGVGVAVVVFGLVFALGDFLPSGSNDPGEEAPVLGSKLTEQEKTSLENRLQKYEATLNAYPQDLEALEGSAVTLAELGEYTRAAALLEDLCEKKSNDPEIYRLLGEVKYALKDYEGSVAAYRKSSMVSSRVNFDVLRGLTNALLAAKKPDEAVQILLTARESLKTEILDDKEANSVDPIQ